A portion of the Oncorhynchus masou masou isolate Uvic2021 chromosome 11, UVic_Omas_1.1, whole genome shotgun sequence genome contains these proteins:
- the LOC135547933 gene encoding forkhead box protein N4-like produces MFPSKRLLTTELSQQSEELPGDLQSLSWLTTVDVHRLQQMATGRLAFNNTEPQSSPLELHPGSDQHRNMNTALGHDTIVPPHSNMQNSYIGMNYINNQNGNMTGGYPGSSMPASEYQSSPAHYYHSPQQVYSPAQAVQQHSPSSLYNSPSYHSQNLYEQQAAGMSITNPHSNQDLLQEPNSFPKPIYSYSCLIAMALKNSRTGSLPVSEIYGFMKEHFPYFKTAPDGWKNSVRHNLSLNKCFQKEENKQGGSSSTRKGCLWALNPAKINKMEEEMQKWKRKDLTAIRRSMANPDELDRLITDRPDGCRRNPCDPRMTCLPSSPCGSPLSGLLQTSLPFHLQAQNPTLLVDPSSPVPARTPPLHSVPDYSHTPFIQQQPYRQANSHSLYSLHPDVTADVDALDPSIMEFAGSLWEGVREEGFSLESMFNHSPLCLSDSELPGPTTGQPLVDLQVSGLYTTLDPAPAVPFQYITTTEAGGQAAALL; encoded by the exons ATGTTTCCCTCAAAAAG GCTGCTGACCACTGAGCTGTCCCAGCAGAGTGAGGAGCTGCCAGGGGACCTGCAGTCTCTATCCTGGCTCACCACCGTGGACGTACACAGGCTGCAGCAGATGGCCACAGGCAGACTGGCCTTCAACAACACAGAACCCCAGAGCAGCCCACTGGAGCTTCACCCAGGTTCAGACCAGCACAGAAACATGAATACAGCACTAGGACATGACACCATTGTCCCTCCCCATAGCAACATGCAGAACAGTTATATTGGAATGAACTACATCAACAATCAAAATGGAAAT ATGACAGGAGGGTACCCAGGAAGTAGTATGCCTGCCTCAGAATACCAGTCCTCCCCAGCCCACTACTACCACTCCCCCCAGCAGGTCTATAGCCCAGCTCAGGCTGTCCAACAG CATTCCCCCAGCAGCCTGTATAACAGCCCCTCCTACCATAGCCAAAACCTGTATGAGCAGCAAGCAGCAGGCATGAGCATCACCAACCCCCACAGCAACCAGGATCTCCTACAAGAACCTAACTCCTTCCCCAAACCTATCTACTCCTACAG CTGCCTGATTGCTATGGCTCTGAAGAACAGCCGGACAGGCAGCCTCCCTGTCAGTGAGATCTATGGCTTCATGAAGGAGCACTTCCCTTACTTCAAG ACGGCGCCTGACGGCTGGAAGAACTCTGTGAGACACAACCTATCTCTGAACAAGTGCTTTCAAAAGGAAGAGAACAAGCAGGGAGGCTCCTCCTCCACTCGTAAGGGCTGTCTGTGGGCCCTCAACCCAGCCAAGATCAAcaagatggaggaagagatgcaGAAGTGGAAACGCAAGGACCTGACTGCCATCCGCCGCAGCATGGCGAACCCAG ATGAGCTGGACAGGCTGATCACAGACAGACCGGACGGCTGTCGGAGGAACCCTTGTGACCCCAGAATGACGTGTCTCCCTTCTAGCCCCTGTGGTTCCCCTCTGTCTGGGCTTCTGCAGACATCCCTCCCCTTCCATCTCCAGGCCCAGAATCCCACCCTGCTAGTAGACCCCAGCTCCCCTGTTCCCGCCCggacccctcccctccactcgGTCCCAGACTACTCCCACACCCCCTTCATCCAGCAGCAGCCCTACAGACAAGCCAACAGCCACAGTCTGTACAGCCTCCACCCTGACGTCACAGCAGATGTGGACGCTCTGGACCCTAGTATCATGGAGTTTGCCG ggagcctatgggagggggtgagagaggagggctTCAGCCTGGAGAGTATGTTTAACCACTCTCCTCTGTGCCTGTCTGACTCTGAGCTGCCTGGCCCCACCACTGGACAGCCCCTGGTGGACCTACAGGTTTCAGGGCTGTACACCACCCTGGACCCGGCACCTGCTGTCCCCTTCCAGTACATCACCACCACAGAGGCCGGGGGCCAAGCCGCCGCCCTGCTCTGA